One Pectinophora gossypiella chromosome 25, ilPecGoss1.1, whole genome shotgun sequence DNA window includes the following coding sequences:
- the LOC126377994 gene encoding pro-resilin-like — protein YGAPTARSGVSQEYGVPSARSGLSQEYGVPSARSGLSQEYGAPNTRSGLSQEYGAPNARSGLSQEYGAPNARSGLSQEYGAPNARSGLSQEYGAPSARSGLSQEYGAPGLRSGLSDPSQEYGAPTARGLSDTYGAPNARISDSYGPPSSRSLDSYAVSLRSPPTSYGAPDFRSAPSEEYGAPQSGYASARTPSSSYGAPSFGFRSTPSQEYGTPSTRNSGSSYSPKSHSQSSSRSFGASKGYASSRSLSSQYGAPSARNSDSYSQGLNSVSSTYGAPSQRSLSDTYGAPNARELAQEYGAPATGASGLKTSAFASSFGSARSAPSDKYGAPSSRGAMPSEQYGVPDQYDALSSQGYGYARNALDELNEEPANYDFAYKVNDFESGSDFGHSESRQENRAEGSYFVVLPDGTKQVVEYEADERGFKPRISVEPADASARSGYDDNAQDLARTGDGPY, from the exons TACGGCGCTCCTACTGCCAGGTCTGGCGTTTCCCAGGAATATGGCGTTCCTTCTGCCAGGTCAGGCCTTTCCCAAGAATACGGTGTCCCTTCTGCTAGGTCCGGCCTTTCGCAAGAATACGGCGCTCCTAACACCCGATCAGGTCTTTCCCAGGAATATGGTGCTCCTAACGCCCGATCAGGTCTTTCCCAGGAATATGGTGCTCCTAACGCCCGATCAGGTCTTTCCCAGGAATATGGTGCTCCCAATGCTCGATCAGGTCTTTCACAAGAATATGGCGCCCCTTCTGCTAGGTCTGGACTCTCTCAAGAATACGGCGCACCTGGTTTGAGAAGCGGTCTTTCCGATCCTTCTCAAGAATATGGAGCACCTACAGCTCGTGGCTTATCTGATACTTACGGTGCTCCCAATGCTCGTATTTCTGATTCCTACGGACCGCCGTCTTCGCGCTCATTAGACTCCTACGCTGTTTCTctgcgctccccaccaacgtcaTATGGCGCTCCTGACTTCAGATCGGCTCCTTCAGAGGAATACGGCGCCCCTCAATCCGGATACGCATCCGCTCGTACACCTTCCTCATCATACGGTGCACCTTCCTTCGGTTTCCGTTCAACCCCTTCTCAGGAATACGGGACTCCTTCGACCAGAAACTCTGGATCTAGTTATTCGCCCAAATCTCATAGCCAGTCCTCTTCGCGTTCTTTTGGTGCTTCTAAAGGCTACGCGTCATCTAGATCCCTCTCTAGCCAGTACGGTGCCCCTTCTGCCAGAAATTCTGACTCCTATTCTCAAGGCTTGAACTCTGTGTCGTCGACTTATGGAGCCCCGAGTCAAAGGTCGTTGTCGGATACTTATGGTGCCCCGAATGCTAGAGAACTTGCTCAGGAGTACGGAGCGCCTGCAACCGGAGCCTCAGGGTTGAAGACGAGCGCTTTTGCGTCGTCTTTTGGGTCTGCCAG ATCCGCCCCCTCAGACAAGTATGGAGCGCCTTCCTCCCGGGGTGCTATGCCCTCGGAGCAGTACGGGGTACCGGACCAGTATGACGCGCTCTCCAGCCAGGGTTACGGGTACGCCAGAAACGCGCTTGATGAGCTTAATGAG GAGCCAGCCAACTACGACTTCGCGTACAAAGTGAACGATTTCGAGTCAGGCAGCGATTTTGGACATTCCGAGTCTAGACAGGAGAACCGTGCTGAAGGATCTTACTTCGTGGTGCTACCTGATGGTACTAAACAG